The following nucleotide sequence is from Streptomyces sp. NBC_00239.
GTGCGCGCCCGCGCCGTTCCAGTCGCCCTTGACCGGCTTGGGGTTGAGGGTCGCCGAGACGTTGAAGTCCTCGGCCGTGCGGTACAGCAGCCAGCGCGCGATCCACAGCTGGTCCGAGACCTCCAGCGGGCCGACGGGGCCGACTTGGAACTCCCACTGGCCGGGCATGACCTCGGCGTTGATGCCGGAGATGCTCAGGCCCGCCGCGAGGCAGTGGTCGAGGTGCTTCTCGACGATCTCGCGGCCGAAGATCTCGTCCGCGCCGACACCGCAGTAGTAGCCGCCCTGCGCCGCCGGGAAACCGCCGATCGGGAAGCCGAGCGGGCGGTCGCCGTCGAAGAAGGTGTACTCCTGCTCGATGCCGAAGATCGCCTCCTGCCCGGCGAACTTCTCCGCGACCGGGCGCAGCAGCGCGCGGGTGTTGGACGCGTGCGGGGTCATGTCGATGTTCAGGACCTCGCACAGGACGAGGAGGTTGTCGCCGCCGCGGATCGGGTCCGGGCAGGAGAACACCGGCTGCAGCACCCGGTCGGAGGCGTGGCCCTCGGCCTGGTTCGTGCTCGACCCGTCGAAGCCCCAGATGGGCAGCTCGGCGCTGTCGGCGAGGATCTTCGTCTTGGAGCGGAGCTTCGCCGTCGGCTCGGTGCCGTCGATCCAGATGTACTCAGCCTTGATAGCCACGGGCCCCATCCTTCGGTGCTTCACTCCGGCGCAGACTCTGCGGGTGCTGCGGTGATGCCCGCAGCGTGCCAATCCGCGATTTCCCGGCCGTTGCCCGGGTGTGAACCCCGTGTTACCGACGTTTCAGCGGCCTCCCCGGTGTCCTGCCAGGTGTGAGGCACACTGTCCGCGTGAGCATTTCGTACGATTTCACGCCTGTCGGTCCGGACGACACACCACGCCCGGGACCGGGTGCCGGGGGTGCCGGTCCGGACGGTGGCCTGCGCCCGGGACCGGGGCCGGGGCCGGGTGCCGAGGGTGCCGGTCCGGACGGTGGCCGGCTGCCGCGGGTCGGTCTCCTCGGCACCGGACCCTGGGCCGCCCGCACCCACGCCCCCGCCCTCGCCGGCCACGCCGGCTCCGTGTTCGCGGGGATCTGGGGCCGCCGGCCCGAGGCAGCCGCCGCACTCGCGCAGCCCTACGGCGTCCCCGTCTACGAGGACCCCGACGAACTGTTCGCGCAGTGCGACGCCGTGGCCTTCGCGCTGCCCCCGGACGTCCAGGCCCCGCTGGCCGTCCGGGCCGCCGAGGCCGGCTGTCACCTGCTCCTCGACAAGCCCGTCGCCACCACTGTCGAGGGCGCCCGCGCGGTCGCCGAGGCCGCCGACCGGGCCGGCGTCGCCTCCGTGGTCTTCCTCACCCTCCGCTTCGCCGAGCCCGCCGCCGGCTGGATCGCCGAACAGGCCGCACGGGACGGCTGGTTCGCCGCGCACGCGCACTGGTACGGCTCCCTCTACGCCGAGGAGGGCCCGCAGAGCCCGTACGCGGCCTCGCCCTGGCGCCGCGACAAGGGCGGGCTGTGGGACGTCGGCCCGCACGCCCTGTCCGTCCTCATCCCGGTCCTCGGCGAGGTCACCGGTGTCACGGCGGTCCGCGGCGCCGCCGGCACCGTCCACCTGGTGCTGCGCCACACCTCCGGCACCGTCAGCACCAGCGCGCTGACCCTCGGCGCCCCCCGGGCCGGCTCCGGCGTCGGCATCGAACTGCGCGGCACCCACGGCGTGGTCACGCTGCCGGACTGGACCGACGTGCCGGGCGCCTTCGGCCGAGCCCTCGACGCGCTGCTCACCGCAGCCCGCACCGGCACCCCCGACCCGCGCGACGCCACCTTCGGCCTACGCCTCACCGAACTCCTGGCGGAGGCCGAAGCGCAGCTGGCGTGAGGCGCGGCGGCAGCGGTCGTACGGGGCTCCCGTGGGGGGCTTCCGTACGGGGACTTCCGTACGGGGGCCCCGCCTCGCGAACAGGGCGGCCGGGTCACTTGATGACGGCGTTCGCGGCCACGATCGCCACGCCGATCGCCGCGTCCGCGATGCCGATGAGGACCGCTGAGCCCAGCCCGTAGCCGAGGCGCAGCGCCACGAACGCACCCCACGCGAACAGCAGTGCCGTGTTCAGCCCCAGCCCGAGCGCCGTCGTGGACGGCTCGCTCCAGTCCCAGAGCCCGGACGCGAGCAGCAGCAGGACCGTCGGCAGGGCGGCCACCACCAGCGGCCACTCGTCGAACAGGGCGAGGACCAGCTGCCGCCAGCGGTGCCCGGCCGAACCCCGGCGGTGGGTGGCCATGTGGTGCGAGTAGCCGTGCGCCAGGCCGGCCGCGGCGGCCGTCACCAGCACCCACGCGGCGTCGTAGTAGGGGGTGTACGGGTCGGACTTGTTCTGGAGCGCGGCCA
It contains:
- a CDS encoding Gfo/Idh/MocA family protein, which encodes MPRVGLLGTGPWAARTHAPALAGHAGSVFAGIWGRRPEAAAALAQPYGVPVYEDPDELFAQCDAVAFALPPDVQAPLAVRAAEAGCHLLLDKPVATTVEGARAVAEAADRAGVASVVFLTLRFAEPAAGWIAEQAARDGWFAAHAHWYGSLYAEEGPQSPYAASPWRRDKGGLWDVGPHALSVLIPVLGEVTGVTAVRGAAGTVHLVLRHTSGTVSTSALTLGAPRAGSGVGIELRGTHGVVTLPDWTDVPGAFGRALDALLTAARTGTPDPRDATFGLRLTELLAEAEAQLA
- the glnII gene encoding glutamine synthetase, with the translated sequence MAIKAEYIWIDGTEPTAKLRSKTKILADSAELPIWGFDGSSTNQAEGHASDRVLQPVFSCPDPIRGGDNLLVLCEVLNIDMTPHASNTRALLRPVAEKFAGQEAIFGIEQEYTFFDGDRPLGFPIGGFPAAQGGYYCGVGADEIFGREIVEKHLDHCLAAGLSISGINAEVMPGQWEFQVGPVGPLEVSDQLWIARWLLYRTAEDFNVSATLNPKPVKGDWNGAGAHTNFSTKAMREDYRAIVAACEALGEGSKPMDHVKNYGAGIDERLTGLHETAPWNEFSYGVSDRGASVRIPWQVEKDGKGYIEDRRPNANVDPYVVTRLITDTCCTGLEQAGLV